The following proteins come from a genomic window of Parafrankia discariae:
- a CDS encoding SDR family NAD(P)-dependent oxidoreductase, giving the protein MTVTLITGANRGIGYETARQLLELGHDVYVGARDVARGEAAAAALGARFVQLDVTDDASVSSALTAIGAAEGRLDVLVHNAGVLETGLDGPAALRSFDTNAVGIVRVTEAALPLLRKSSNPTVVTISSSAGSFWAVNNPERPEFALPLALYSASKSAATMLTVQYAKSQPGVKFNALEPGTTATDMTAAFGIGRPVEESARVVVRLATLDPTGPTGTFQDEAGELPW; this is encoded by the coding sequence ATGACCGTCACGCTGATCACCGGAGCCAACAGGGGCATCGGTTACGAGACCGCCAGACAGCTGCTGGAGCTGGGGCACGACGTCTACGTCGGCGCGCGGGATGTCGCGCGAGGTGAGGCCGCCGCAGCGGCGCTCGGGGCGCGCTTCGTCCAGCTCGACGTGACCGACGATGCCTCTGTGAGCAGCGCGCTGACGGCGATCGGCGCGGCCGAGGGCCGTCTCGACGTCCTGGTACACAACGCGGGTGTGCTGGAGACCGGGCTCGACGGCCCCGCGGCTCTGCGCTCCTTCGACACGAACGCGGTGGGCATCGTGCGCGTCACGGAAGCCGCGCTGCCCCTGCTTCGCAAGTCGTCGAACCCCACCGTCGTCACCATTTCCAGCAGCGCCGGGTCGTTCTGGGCGGTGAACAATCCCGAGCGGCCGGAGTTCGCCCTGCCGCTGGCGCTGTACTCGGCGTCCAAGTCGGCCGCCACCATGCTGACGGTGCAGTACGCGAAGTCCCAGCCGGGCGTCAAGTTCAATGCTCTCGAGCCGGGCACCACCGCCACCGACATGACGGCCGCGTTCGGCATCGGACGACCGGTCGAGGAGAGCGCCCGAGTCGTCGTGCGTCTGGCCACCCTGGACCCGACCGGCCCGACCGGGACCTTTCAGGACGAGGCAGGAGAGCTGCCCTGGTGA
- a CDS encoding transposase: MPEELAKEYGPSGQSIRNWVREASREDDARTDEMTTAEQEELSRLRKENRQLRYVSGVREDLQTAPGETLRRICR; this comes from the coding sequence CTGCCCGAGGAACTGGCGAAGGAATACGGCCCGTCGGGGCAGTCGATCCGTAACTGGGTGCGGGAAGCCTCCCGCGAGGACGACGCCCGAACAGACGAGATGACCACCGCCGAACAGGAGGAGTTGAGCCGTCTCCGGAAGGAGAACCGGCAGCTCCGCTACGTCTCGGGAGTTCGCGAAGATCTGCAAACGGCACCAGGTGAAACGCTCCGTCGGATCTGCCGGTGA
- a CDS encoding MFS transporter, translating into MSTCDQLQIADTRLRVAGGRGKTAGNPTWAGVVSLSLGIFAIVMSEFLPASLLPRVADDLRVSAGAAGQAVSVTAFAAALAALFISVVLPCADRRRVMIGLTLLAAVSDLIVAIAPNLYVLLAARLLLGAALGGFWAMAAAMAAHLVPTDHVGRALTVINSGVSGATVAAVPLGAWLGGVWGWRGVFLLGAGVAVLAVIAQAATLPNVTPAAASGLRALGSVLRSGVVLVGLFAILLIFGGHFIGFTYIRTAVQDLSGIDDAGFAVLLLVFGVASFLGTALSGPLADRAPRVGMFLFPAVLGAGMLVMRLTGGSIVGLFIAAAVWGLAFGGVPTTILSWGARTEPTRLEQIGGVTVTVCNIGIAVGATVGGVLVDGVSASTPLLAGGVASIGGAAVLVTLRRQRQR; encoded by the coding sequence GTGAGCACCTGCGACCAACTGCAGATTGCCGATACTCGCCTGCGCGTGGCGGGCGGACGCGGCAAGACGGCCGGAAATCCCACCTGGGCGGGTGTCGTCTCGCTGAGCCTGGGGATCTTCGCGATCGTCATGTCGGAGTTCCTGCCAGCGAGTCTGCTGCCACGCGTCGCCGACGACCTCCGAGTGTCGGCCGGCGCGGCGGGGCAGGCCGTCAGCGTCACCGCATTCGCTGCCGCCCTGGCGGCTCTGTTCATCTCGGTGGTCCTGCCGTGTGCCGATCGGCGCCGCGTCATGATCGGCCTCACCCTTCTTGCCGCCGTCTCCGACCTGATCGTGGCGATCGCACCCAACCTCTACGTGCTGCTGGCCGCGCGGCTCCTGCTGGGTGCCGCGCTCGGCGGGTTCTGGGCGATGGCCGCCGCGATGGCCGCGCACCTGGTGCCCACCGACCACGTCGGTCGAGCGCTGACCGTCATCAACTCCGGCGTCTCGGGCGCCACGGTCGCGGCCGTTCCGCTCGGCGCCTGGCTGGGCGGGGTCTGGGGATGGCGGGGGGTGTTTTTGCTCGGCGCCGGCGTTGCGGTGCTCGCTGTGATCGCGCAAGCGGCGACACTGCCGAACGTCACTCCTGCAGCGGCAAGCGGGCTTCGGGCGCTCGGATCGGTACTGCGCTCCGGCGTAGTCCTGGTCGGCCTGTTCGCGATACTGCTGATCTTCGGCGGGCATTTCATCGGATTCACCTACATCCGGACGGCCGTGCAGGACCTGTCCGGCATCGACGACGCCGGCTTCGCGGTGCTGCTGCTCGTGTTCGGTGTCGCCAGCTTCCTCGGCACGGCGCTCAGTGGTCCTCTGGCCGACCGCGCTCCGCGGGTGGGCATGTTCCTGTTCCCTGCTGTGCTGGGAGCAGGGATGCTCGTCATGCGCCTGACCGGTGGTTCGATCGTCGGCCTGTTCATCGCCGCCGCGGTGTGGGGTCTCGCGTTCGGCGGTGTGCCGACCACGATCCTGAGCTGGGGTGCCCGGACCGAGCCGACACGACTCGAGCAGATCGGTGGGGTCACCGTGACGGTCTGCAACATCGGGATCGCCGTCGGCGCAACCGTCGGTGGGGTACTCGTTGACGGCGTCTCGGCCAGCACACCACTGCTGGCCGGTGGCGTCGCGTCGATCGGAGGCGCCGCGGTGCTCGTGACTTTGCGCAGGCAGCGCCAGCGGTAG
- a CDS encoding helix-turn-helix domain-containing protein: MSESTNALGAYLRARRDLVMPQQAGIPDAGVRRVSGLRREEVAMLAGVSADYYLRLERGRDRNPSVQVLESIARVLQLDDDHFAHLLALVAEVPRQRKRRPRKETPPAGSLKLLDSLMQPAFIEDRYFDILAANRMATALSPGLAAGGNQLRDLFLEPAEQALHPEWENVTECFIANLRQAVGTDIDDPRFIELTGELSLASPRFRQLWARHEVRGQRGTPLRINHPQVGEMTLNRERLAINGTEGLMLVVYHPDAGSSDADKLALLASAALPTSNTEHESPRHT; this comes from the coding sequence ATGAGCGAGTCGACGAATGCCCTCGGGGCGTACCTGCGTGCCCGACGCGACCTGGTCATGCCGCAGCAGGCCGGCATCCCCGACGCCGGTGTGCGCCGCGTGTCGGGGCTGCGGCGGGAAGAAGTCGCCATGCTCGCCGGCGTCAGCGCCGACTACTACCTACGGCTGGAACGGGGCCGCGACCGCAACCCCTCCGTACAGGTGCTCGAGTCGATCGCACGCGTGCTCCAGCTCGACGACGACCACTTCGCCCACCTGCTGGCACTGGTTGCGGAGGTTCCCCGACAGCGGAAACGCCGACCGCGCAAGGAGACCCCACCCGCTGGCTCGCTGAAGCTCCTGGACTCCCTCATGCAGCCTGCCTTCATCGAAGACCGGTACTTCGACATCCTCGCCGCGAACCGCATGGCCACAGCACTCTCACCGGGCCTGGCCGCCGGGGGCAACCAGCTGCGAGACCTGTTCCTGGAACCGGCCGAACAGGCACTGCACCCGGAGTGGGAGAACGTCACCGAATGCTTCATCGCGAACCTGAGACAGGCCGTGGGCACCGACATCGACGATCCCCGCTTCATCGAACTCACCGGCGAGCTCTCCCTCGCAAGCCCGCGATTCCGTCAGCTCTGGGCCCGGCACGAAGTACGTGGACAGCGCGGAACCCCGCTCCGGATCAACCACCCGCAGGTCGGGGAGATGACGCTCAACCGAGAGCGACTGGCCATCAACGGCACCGAGGGCCTGATGCTCGTCGTATATCACCCGGACGCTGGCTCCAGCGATGCGGACAAGCTGGCTCTGCTGGCCTCCGCTGCCCTGCCCACCTCAAACACCGAGCACGAGTCCCCAAGGCACACATGA
- a CDS encoding IS6 family transposase: MSEFAGFRFPPEVIVLAVRWYLRFALSYRDVEELLADRGLEVDHVTVYRWVQRFTPLLVEAARPCRHRPGERWFVDETYVKVAGRWTYLYRAVDQHGQVIDILASTRRYQAAARRFFTRALSHGRRPVEVTTDKAPVYPRLLDELLPEACHVDAAKENNRIEADHGRLKARLRPMCGLKRLRSVQTISAGHALVQNTRRGHYELAADTDPQLRLAAAFTELARAV; this comes from the coding sequence GTGTCGGAGTTCGCGGGGTTCCGGTTTCCGCCGGAGGTGATCGTGCTGGCGGTTCGCTGGTACCTGCGGTTCGCGCTTTCGTACCGGGATGTCGAGGAGCTGCTCGCCGACCGCGGCCTCGAGGTTGATCACGTGACCGTGTACCGGTGGGTGCAGCGCTTCACACCCCTGCTGGTCGAGGCGGCGCGGCCGTGCCGGCACCGACCAGGCGAGAGATGGTTCGTCGATGAAACGTATGTGAAGGTGGCCGGCCGCTGGACCTACTTGTACAGGGCGGTTGACCAGCACGGACAGGTCATCGACATCCTCGCCAGCACCCGCCGCTACCAGGCCGCCGCCCGCCGATTCTTCACCCGCGCCCTATCTCATGGCCGACGGCCCGTCGAGGTCACCACCGACAAGGCCCCGGTCTACCCGAGGCTCCTCGACGAGCTCCTGCCCGAGGCCTGTCACGTCGACGCCGCCAAAGAGAACAACCGAATCGAAGCTGATCATGGCCGATTGAAAGCTCGGCTGCGACCGATGTGCGGGCTGAAACGGCTGCGCTCGGTCCAGACGATCAGCGCCGGGCATGCCCTGGTTCAGAACACCCGCCGCGGCCACTACGAGCTCGCCGCCGACACCGACCCACAGCTCCGGCTGGCAGCCGCGTTCACCGAACTCGCCCGTGCCGTCTGA
- a CDS encoding IS3 family transposase, protein MKRSVGSAGDCYDSAVTESFFATLECELLDRTTFATHDQARAAISDFIEGFLQPASPPLRQRIPQPSRAQNPLPRVR, encoded by the coding sequence GTGAAACGCTCCGTCGGATCTGCCGGTGACTGTTACGACAGTGCGGTCACCGAGTCGTTCTTCGCCACTCTCGAATGCGAACTCCTCGACCGTACCACCTTCGCCACACATGATCAGGCCCGCGCCGCGATCTCTGACTTCATCGAGGGATTTCTGCAACCGGCGTCGCCGCCACTCCGCCAACGGATACCTCAGCCCTCACGAGCACAAAACCCACTTCCACGAGTACGATAA